From Hugenholtzia roseola DSM 9546, one genomic window encodes:
- the serS gene encoding serine--tRNA ligase, whose protein sequence is MLQIAYIQNQTQAVIDALKKRNLFDIEEKIKTLLDLDDERKKIQFQLNNLQAQANEMAKSIGSLMKAGKKEEAEHARAQAAQAKIDIKNLEELFKEKSDTLKELLYQIPNTPHLSVKAGKSADDNEIVDTWGVAKKMEGEALPHWDLIKQYDIIDFDLGVKITGAGFPVYKGKGARLQRAMINYFLDQALAAGFYEIQPPIFVNAASGYGTGQLPDKEGQMYYMPADDLYAIPTAEVPITNLFRDQIVKEEELPIRLVGYTPCFRREAGSWGAHVRGLNRLHQFDKVEIVAIEHPEKSYAQLELMLKHVQGLLQALELPYRTLRLCGGDMGFTSALTYDLEVYSAAQDRWLEVSSVSNFETYQANRLLLRYQDKDGKKALAHTLNGSALALPRILAALLENNQTPEGIKIPKILQPYCGFEMI, encoded by the coding sequence ATGTTGCAAATTGCCTACATTCAAAACCAAACCCAAGCGGTTATTGACGCGCTCAAAAAGCGCAATCTTTTTGATATTGAAGAAAAAATCAAGACCCTACTTGATTTAGACGACGAGCGGAAAAAAATACAATTCCAGCTCAATAACCTACAAGCGCAAGCCAACGAAATGGCAAAATCCATCGGCAGCCTGATGAAGGCAGGAAAAAAAGAGGAAGCCGAGCATGCAAGGGCGCAAGCCGCACAAGCCAAGATAGACATCAAAAACTTAGAAGAGCTTTTCAAAGAAAAAAGCGACACTTTAAAAGAGCTACTCTATCAAATTCCGAACACCCCACACCTTTCCGTAAAAGCAGGCAAATCTGCCGACGACAACGAAATTGTCGATACTTGGGGCGTAGCCAAAAAAATGGAAGGCGAGGCTCTGCCGCATTGGGATTTGATAAAACAATACGATATTATCGATTTTGACTTAGGTGTCAAAATTACAGGCGCAGGTTTTCCCGTCTATAAAGGAAAGGGCGCACGCCTGCAAAGGGCAATGATAAACTATTTTTTAGACCAAGCCTTAGCCGCAGGATTTTATGAAATTCAGCCGCCGATTTTTGTCAATGCCGCCTCTGGCTATGGCACAGGGCAGCTACCCGATAAAGAAGGGCAAATGTACTACATGCCTGCCGACGACCTCTACGCCATTCCTACCGCCGAAGTGCCTATCACCAATCTCTTTCGCGACCAAATCGTCAAAGAAGAAGAACTACCCATTCGTTTGGTAGGCTATACGCCTTGTTTCCGACGCGAAGCTGGCTCATGGGGAGCGCACGTAAGGGGGCTAAATCGCCTACACCAATTCGACAAAGTGGAAATTGTGGCAATAGAACACCCCGAAAAGTCATACGCACAGCTCGAACTGATGCTCAAACACGTACAAGGACTTTTACAAGCCTTAGAACTGCCCTATCGCACGTTGCGCCTCTGTGGAGGCGACATGGGCTTTACCTCTGCCCTTACCTACGATTTGGAAGTCTATTCGGCTGCACAAGACCGCTGGTTAGAAGTTAGTTCTGTTAGCAATTTCGAAACCTACCAAGCCAACCGCCTGCTCCTGCGTTATCAAGACAAAGACGGCAAAAAAGCCTTAGCACACACGCTCAACGGTAGCGCACTGGCTCTGCCACGCATCTTAGCGGCTCTTTTGGAAAACAACCAAACCCCCGAAGGCATCAAGATTCCTAAAATTTTGCAGCCTTATTGTGGTTTTGAGATGATTTAA